GCGACGATCATCATGTCCGCCTGGCGCGGCGATCCGCGGAAGACCTCGGCACCGAAGCGCGCCATGTCGTAGCGCGGGTCGAGCACCGCCATCATCTCGATGGCGCAGCACGCGAGGCCGAACTGCAACGGCCACAGAGACGAACGGCGCGCCCAGTTGAAGACGGCGTCATAGGTCGTGGTGATGATGTTCTTGTCGAATCGGTCTTCGATCAGGCCCATTCGAGAGCCCCCCTTCGCCACGCGTAGACATAGCCGACGAGGAGAATGGCCAGGAAAACCATCATCTCGATGAAACCGAAGAGCGCGAGCTTGTCGAAGATCACGGCCCACGGGAAAAGGAAGATCGTCTCCACGTCGAAAATCACGAAGAGCACCGCGATCACGTAG
This sequence is a window from Acidobacteriota bacterium. Protein-coding genes within it:
- the ndhC gene encoding NADH-quinone oxidoreductase subunit A — encoded protein: MDHYVPILIFTLVAISVPIIILLVAKVVRFGSYDPVKAEPYECGVKATSFALDKRFSIRYYVIAVLFVIFDVETIFLFPWAVIFDKLALFGFIEMMVFLAILLVGYVYAWRRGALEWA